A genomic window from Bubalus bubalis isolate 160015118507 breed Murrah chromosome 11, NDDB_SH_1, whole genome shotgun sequence includes:
- the LOC123327550 gene encoding T cell receptor delta variable 1 — protein MLLSSLLWVFLAVTFSGSGVAQKVIQDQPYITSQIGQSVILKCRYELSQSGYTHYFFWYKQLPSGEMTFLIRQESFGQNARNGRYSVNLQKAQNSISLTISALQVEDSAKYFCTVRELTVLEVMGKAVQKPQSVIRESPPAAGPQLKCTPADLRQEMVVLWLLHLWSGSEDLILNKNSFHVIWKQVSRVTFY, from the exons ATGCTGCTCTCCAGTCTGCTCTGGGTGTTCCTGGCCGTCACCTTCTCTG GATCTGGTGTGGCCCAGAAGGTTATTCAAGACCAGCCATACATAACCAGTCAAATAGGGCAATCTGTCATTCTGAAATGTCGGTATGAATTAAGTCAGAGTGGGTACACGCACTACTTTTTTTGGTACAAGCAGCTTCCCAGTGGAGAGATGACTTTCCTTATTCGTCAGGAATCTTTTGGCCAGAATGCAAGGAACGGCCGCTACTCTGTAAACCTTCAGAAAGCACAGAACTCCATCAGCCTCACCATTTCAGCCTTACAGGTGGAAGACTCTGCAAAGTACTTTTGTACAGTCCGGGAACTCACAGTGCTTGAAGTAATGGGAAAAGCTGTACAAAAACCCCAGAGTGTAATAAGAGAGAGCCCTCCTGCTGCAGGACCCCAGCTGAAATGCACACCTGCAGACCTCAGACAAGAAATGGTAGTCCTGTGGTTGCTTCATCTGTGGTCTGGATCAGAggatttaattttaaacaaaaactccTTCCATGTCATTTGGAAACAGGTGTCCAGAGTAACATTCTACTAA